One genomic segment of Flagellimonas marinaquae includes these proteins:
- a CDS encoding PepSY domain-containing protein, giving the protein MGKRKKQAKVLRIFRKVHRTTGALLFIFFFIISISGLLLGWKKNSNGYILPETQEGTSTNLKEWLSMDSLHTIACNTLHSKVSKDLDLALDRIDLRQEKGSVKFVFIDSFYEIQLDGANGNVLSIGQRRSDFLEAVHDGSLLDDYLSTDGYIKLGYTTVMGTSLLVFTITGFWLWYGPKRMRKEKKS; this is encoded by the coding sequence ATGGGCAAAAGGAAGAAGCAGGCCAAAGTATTACGAATCTTTCGAAAAGTACATAGAACCACAGGAGCTTTACTATTTATATTTTTCTTTATTATCTCGATCTCTGGACTTCTTTTAGGGTGGAAGAAGAATTCCAACGGTTATATTCTCCCGGAAACACAAGAAGGAACCTCCACCAATTTAAAGGAATGGCTTTCCATGGACAGCCTGCACACCATTGCATGCAACACCCTACATAGCAAGGTCTCCAAAGATTTAGATTTGGCTTTGGACCGAATAGATCTTAGACAGGAAAAAGGCTCCGTTAAATTTGTTTTTATTGATTCTTTTTACGAAATCCAATTGGACGGGGCAAACGGGAACGTTCTTTCCATCGGCCAAAGAAGATCCGACTTTTTAGAAGCCGTACACGATGGGTCTTTACTAGACGATTACCTATCCACCGATGGCTATATTAAACTCGGGTATACCACTGTAATGGGAACCTCACTCTTGGTTTTTACCATAACTGGATTTTGGTTGTGGTATGGCCCAAAGCGGATGAGAAAAGAAAAAAAATCTTAA